The genomic window TTACTCAAAAGATCAACTTGCGGTTTTAGGAATTGATTTCAGCCAGAGAATGGCCGATGTGAATTTGGAAAATAATTTTGTTGAGGTAAAATAAACCACATTATTAAAGAATGAAAAGTCCCTGAAATATTTTTTCAGGGACTTTTTTTAATTATCTATTTGATATCAAACTGCTGTACCATCCAATGTTTTGAGTGATTTTTAATCAGATCGTTTTTCAGTGTGCTGTCTTTAGTATTCAGATAACTGTACACTTTAAGCGGAATAGAATCCGGATATTCTTTTAACCCTAGTATAATTGTATTTTGGGAATCTTCCTTTCTGTTGCCGCTTTCCAACGCTTCTGCTTTGTAAATATAAATAATGGCGGGAACCTTTCCGAATATTTCCCTGGTTTCACTTTCTAAAATATTCATGGTTTCAATCTGAAAGTCTGAATCTGGTTTTTTACCTACAGCTGCCGTTTTGCTAATGTGTTGCTGGTACATTAAAAAAAGCATAAGAATATGAAGATTTTTGGTACTCGGATCAGCAACCAGTCTTTCAATTTGCTGAATATCTTCGGAAGTCATTTCATCCTGGTCTGCCTGAAGACTTTTTTCATAAAATGCAGTCAGGAGATTGTAAACCGTTTGATCCGATTTATCAATGCTGGACTGCTTTTTAAGCTCCTGATAAATATCTTTTATGGAAGGATTGTTTTGGGCAAAAAGGCTAAGGTTAATAAAAATAAAAAATATCAGAACAAGGTTTTTCATATCTGTTGAAAGAATTAATGCGGTTATGAGCTTAAATATAATTAATAGTTTTAAGAACGAAAAATTCCGGATGAATTTAGAGAGCTGTAAAGCCTGATTTTTATTAAAAATGATTAATTTTGAGCCTTAAAATTAATACGGTCTTTTTGAAGTTAAACTCTGTCACTCAGAATAGCCGGTCGAAACATAAATCAATGAATTCAATTGTCATAAACGTTGGAAACAGCAATATCAGATTTGGTCTTTTTAATGATGATAACTGCGATATTTCGTGGGTAATCAATACAAAGCCTTACAGAACAGCCGATGAATTATATGTTCAAATGATGATGCTGTATCAAACGTATAAAATTGAACCTAAAGAGATCAGCAAAGTAATTATTGGCTCTGTCGTACCTCAGCTTACCAAAGTGATAAGCTCGGCGATCAAGAAAATACACGATATTACTCCTGTAATAGTTGACAGAACGACTCCTTCAGCAGTTCAGGCAAAATCGAAACAGATGGGAACGGATATTTATGCCAATCTTGTGGCGGCTCACAATTTGTATCCTGACAGAAAAAAAATAATATTAGACTTCGGAACAGCTCTTACGGCAAGTTGTGTCGCGGAAGATGGAGAAACATTAG from Chryseobacterium camelliae includes these protein-coding regions:
- a CDS encoding type III pantothenate kinase; translated protein: MNSIVINVGNSNIRFGLFNDDNCDISWVINTKPYRTADELYVQMMMLYQTYKIEPKEISKVIIGSVVPQLTKVISSAIKKIHDITPVIVDRTTPSAVQAKSKQMGTDIYANLVAAHNLYPDRKKIILDFGTALTASCVAEDGETLGVIIAPGIVTSLNSLISQTAQLPEIELKKPKSVLGLDTVTCMQSGMVYGFLGMVEGFIDRINDEVNDNCFVVATGGVSHVYKPLTDKIHIADRLHTLKGLYFLGKDK